In the genome of Zobellia nedashkovskayae, the window TGTTGCCTACATAGTTCCAATCTTTTTCAAAACCGTCTAGGTAAAAAGCATAATTTACACTTTCCGGACGGCGAAAGGTAAGGGCCTTAAAATCAATGTTAATAACAGATTGATCATAGTTAAGAGTAAGAGAATCTACTTGGCTAATATCCTTTTTTAAAACCCCAAAATCATCATTGGGTAATACAGATTTGTTGAAAATTTTTAGATCGGAAATAAATAAATTAAGCTTGTCTTTTTGTTTTGCAACGGCACTGGCGGTAAATATGTTAAACCCGTTTACACCTCCAAATATATACTCACCTTTACTAGTGATTAAAGATGAATTTGGGTTAAATTGGTTGGCCTGCAGACCATCACCTACATCATAATCTATTGTTTTTCCAGTACTGGTATTGTACCTAATAATACCTTCTTCTGTACTTAACCATAAGCGTTTGTTCTTATCGTCTATAATTTCCTTAATGGCATCATTTTTAAGTCCGTCTGACTTTTTAACGGATTGGAAGGAATCACTTTCAGGCATATATTTGTTAAGTCCGCCTTGAGTACCTGCCCAAATAACATTCTCACTATCCTGTATAATGGAGTTGACAAAATTATTGCTTAATGAATTTTTACTATGATAATGTGTACTTTTCCAAGTACCATCACTTTCTGTCAATTTAAGTAATCCAGAGTTTAGACTGCCAATCCAAATATTACCTTTGTTATCTTCAAATATTCTATTTAACGAATTAATTTCCGTACCGTCTAATTGGGAGGTAAGATCAATATTCTCATGACTATTTGTTTGTGGATTAAAAATTTGCACGCCTGCAAAATAATTTATGATCCAGATACGGCCTTTCCTATCTTTTAAGAGATCAACTACGGTATTTGATTTCAAAAATGAATTTTGAGTGTTTAGCTCTTCAAATTTCTTGCTATCCGTATTGAAAACGACAATACCATTTGTCCATGTGCCAGCCCACAATTCATTCTTTTTTGTTTGCAGTAATGAAAGTACCACGTTGCTACCAAAATTTTTATCCTTTAATGAATAATGCTCAAATGTGTCTAAAGTTCTGTTCCAGCAATTTAATCCGCCGCCATCGGTTCCTATCCATATCTTTCCCTTCGTATCCTCATTAAAACAATTCACTAATTTATTACTCAAAGATTTAGAATTGAATGGGTCAGAAGTAATGTGTTTGAATTTAAAAAATTCCGGGTCATAAAAATTGAGACCGCTTTTATAGGGAGCTACCCACATAACGCCATTACGGGTGCATAAAAGAGACCAAATGGAATTACCTGAAATGGAATTTGGCTTAGACACATTATATTCTATGTGTTGTATGGGTTCTAGAGTTTTGGTATAGATAAACAAGCCATTATTTTCAGTACCTATCCATAATTCTCCATTATTATTCTTTGTTAAGGAACGTATGCTAAAGCCTGGGCTTATATCTTTTTTCTTGGTAAGAAACCCTAAGGAGCTATCTATTTTCAATTCTACTAGGACCCCGCTAATCGTGCCCAATAAAAAGTTGTTTTTCTCTAGTGGTGTGGCAGTAACAATCTCATCTGTTTCCTGAAGCTTACTCAGGATTTCCATTTCCCTGTTTATCACTAAAATATTGTATGTGGAAATAACAAGCATACGCTCATCATCCAAAGGCATTACTTTAATAATTTTGTCAACTCTTCTATTCTTAAGTTTTACGTAATCATCAGGAAGCTTAAATTGTTTTAATTTTCCGGTTTCTGGCTGGTACCTAAATAACCCATCTTTTTCAGTGCCTAACCATAAATAGTCATTTAGTCTAATTACCCATTCAAACCTTTTAGATTCAATCTTCTTTGCTTCTTTCTTGAACGGATAAGGGATGACCAGATTTAAACTGCGGTCATATAAACTTAAGCCATGGTTTGTACTAATTAATAAGTTTTCATCATCCTCGTATAAAGAAACTATATACTCGTGAGTAAGGCCGGTTACACTATCTGTAGTTTTATTGAATATTTCAAAGTCTTTTCCATCATATCTGTTCAGGCCATTTCTAGTTCCAATCCAAATAAAACCGTAACTATCTTCCAAAAGAATGGTTGCCGTACTATGGGATATTCCCTTTTCAATATGTTGAAAAATAAGGGATTCTTTATGCTGAGATTGAACCGTATATAAGGAAAGGAGAAGAATATAAAAGGTAAGAATCTTAAAAAAATATTTTAATACCATTTTTATCCTTTTGTAATATACTTGTTTAGGGCGCATTTAAAGGTAAGAAATTACTTCCAAATAAAACTTAATATTAAGTTGTCCATTAAATTCACTAAAGGTCTTAGATTTTTTTATGATATAAAAATTAATAGATTATTTGATACTTAAAATACGTACGTTGCTGGGCGTAATTACTTGTTACCAGGTATTTTAAAGCGGGGAAATGTTAATTTTTTTAATTCAATTTAAAATGAGAAGATGTTTTAGGATAAATTCAGCTCCTGGTTCTTTGCGAAATGCAACCTGCGGTTAAAAATCTGTCAGAAACGGGAGAGGAGCTAGTTTATACTAGTGCCATGAATTTGTTAAAATAAAAGTACGCGAATTATACAGTTTATAATTAATATAGACTTGTGGTTTATTCAACTGGGTCTGTTTATATTTATAATATTATTAAATCTTATAGATTTAACTTTGAATAAAAAAACCTTAGTATTCTCTCAGATGACTTTGAATAAGTATACTCAAAGTCTGTCAAAACCATTCCAAAGGAGCTATAAATAAACGAACTTAGCAGAAGAATTATAATAGAGCATGAATTCAGAATCTAACATGTTATACGTGGTAATGCTGGGCGCAAGCGGGGCTGTAGGTACAGAAACTTTGGGCACTCTTCTGCAAGGTAAGAACATTCAAAAAATTACTTTGCTTGGCAGAAGTCACATTTCTGATCTAGACAATGCTATTGTAGAACAGCACAATATAGACATCACAGATGCTAGTTCTTACGAGAACTTTTTACAAGGACACACAACGGCTATTTGTACACTGGGGGTAGGCCAACCTTCAAAAATAAGCAAAGAAGAATTTATTAAAATTGATAAAACTGCAGTTCTAGATTTTGCAACGGCCTGTAAAAAAGCAGGAGTGAAACATTTTCAATTGTTAGCCTCTGTAGGTATTAGTCCAACTTCATCATCTTTTTACCTTCGTACAAAAGGAGAATTGGTAGAAGCGTTAAAAGCATTGCATTTTGACCGCCTCAGTATTTTTGAACCTTCCATGATTTTAACACCAACCAATCGTTACGGCATTGGGCAGGCGATTACCTTAAAAGTCTGGCCTTTACTAAAACCCATACTTTTGGGAGGGTTACGAAAATATAGAGGTGTACCCGTACATATTCTAGGGCAGGCAATGGCCAATAATATCTACAATAAAGGTGATGTATACGAAGTGCTTCAGTGGGATGATTTTTATAATTAAACTATCGAAACACTAAAACACATATTGAACCATATTCTTCCCATTGCTGAGGAAGATTGGAAAGTGATAAAACCTCATTTGTCAATCGTAAAATTTGAAAAAGGAGAGCAGTTGCTATGTCCTCCGCAAATATGTAGTTTCATTGCATTTATTAAATCGGGTTCTGTACGGTCTTATCATATGGATGATCAACTAGTGGAAACCAATTTGCTATTAAGGTCTGCAAACGAATTTATCACGGATTACGAGAGTTTTATAAGCCAAGATCCTTCTACATTGTGGATTCAGTCCATAGAGAGGGGAGAGGCCATTCTTTTGAACAGAACCGGACTCTACTACCTTTATGAAACCTCTTTTTATTGGAATAAATTTGGAAGAATCATAAGCGAGCAGATATTTATAAACAGTAAACGTAGAACAGAACAGTTATTATTTTTAAGCCCAACGGAACGATATATGCTCTTATTAAAGCATAATCCTGATTATTTTCAAAAATATGCTTTAAAACATATTGCCAGTTATTTGGGTATAACGCCACAGTCACTAAGTAGGATTAGAAATCAATTGTCAAAACATTAATTACCTTGTGTTAAGTTGTGATTCCATCATATTGCTAGAAATTTGTTCGAATCGAATACCGAATATCTAAAACAGCAAATTTATGATGGTCATGATTTTATCTTTACTTCTATTCTTAGTTTTTATTGTACTTGGCGGTTTCCATTTCTATTGGCTTTTTGGCGGTACTTGGGCATTGGAGAATGCTATTCCAACACGAGAAAATGAGAAAGCCATGATTTCAATTCCTAAAATTGCAACCTTATTAGTAGCGCTGATTTTAACTGTATTCGGGTTATTCTATTTTATGAAATCTGGCCTTATAAATGTTGAAGCTCCTTTTAGGGGTATAAATTTCGCGTACTGGTTTATTCCTACTATTTTTATTCTAAGGTCTGTAGGAGAATTTAAGTATGTCGGCTTTTTTAAGAAAGTTAAAAATACCAAGTTTTCAAAGGCGGATTCGAAGCTGTTTTCTCCGTTATGCTTAGGGATAGGTGTAGTAGGAATATTGATACAGTTTATGAATTGATATAATAAATAAAAAAATATAGTAGAATTATTATTTAGGATTTAAACAGTAAAAAAGACACAATGATACTCCAAACCCAAATACCTTTAGAAAAGGCTGAAAACCAAATCGATTATGGAAGTCGATCGGTTTTGATGGGTTCTTGTTTCTCGGAAAATATAGGGGAGAAGTTCAAGTATTATAAGTTTAGGTCTTTTCAGAACCCGTTTGGTATTTTGTTCCATCCGTTGGCTATTGAGAATTTAGTAACTCGTGCAATTTCAAAAAAGGCCTATACAGAGGACGATGTGTTTTTTAACAATGAAAGATGGCAATGCTATGACGCTCATTCAGATTTAAGTTCCGTTTCTAAAGAAGAGTTACTGGTATCGCTTAATAATGGAATTGAGAGTACTGGAGAACAGCTTGAAAAAGCAACTCATATATTCATAACGCTAGGTACGGCTTGGGTGTATCGCCATCTTGAAACCGATAATATGGTGGCCAATTGCCATAAGGTACCTCAAAAAGAGTTCGCTAAAGGGCTGTTAGGGGTAGATGAAATTGTAAGCAGCCTAAAAAATATAATGGTTGGTGTTGCCGCCATAAACCCTGGAGCACAATTAATTTTTACGGTTTCACCGGTACGGCATATCAAGGATGGTTTTGTCGAAAACCAACGTAGCAAAGCACATTTGATAACTGCAATACATGAGTTGATGGATAATTCTGAGTTCAATATGAACTATTTTCCGTCTTATGAGTTACAAATGGACGAGTTGCGGGATTATCGCTTTTATAAAGAAGATATGGTACATCCCAGTCAATTGGCTATAGATTATATATGGGAGAAGTTTATGTCCGTTTGGATTAATAAAGAAGCCCAGGAATCTATGATATTGGTTGATGCCATTCAAAAAGGGCTAAATCATAGACCATTTCATCCAGAATCAAAACAGCATTTAAAATTCTTAAAATCATTAGAGCTCAAAATAACGAACGTTCAAAAGCGTTTTCCTTTTATGGATTTCGACCACCAAAACCTAGAGTCTTAGATTCCCTTTTTCTTTTTCGTCAATTTCAATATGTATTGTAACTTCATCTTATGAAAAAAGTATTTGTAGGGGTTCTTATTACCTTGGCAGTAGTTTTAGTGTTCCGTTCGTGTGCTGATGACAAGGAGGAGAAATCTATCTTGGAAGAAAACAGCATGCTTATTCAAACGCAAATAGACAATGTAAGCAAGTTAATTGTTACAGAAGGTCATTTTGCAGAAGTGTACAACTACAAAGATTCTAAAATGCTTTTCGGGCCTTTTATATCTGCAGAAAAAAAAGCGCTAGTTGTTGTAAATGCAGATGTTACCATAGCTTATGATTTGAGTAAGATAGATTTTGAGGTAGATGAGTCTAGTAAAACCTTACACATCAAAAGCATACCGGAACCGGAAGTGAAAATTAGTCCTGATTTTGAATATTATGATGTTAGCTCAGATTACCTGAACATGTTTGAGGCGAGCGATTATAATAAAATCAAGAAAAATGTAAATGCTTCACTGATGAAAAAGGTAGAAGCGTCTGCATTAAAAACCAATGCCGAAAATCGCTTGATAAGTGAGCTGCAGAAGTTTTACATTCTTACGAACTCATTGGGATGGACACTGGTCTACAATGATAAAACCGTAAATAAGGATTTACCCGAAGTGTTTTTTAAAGAATAGAGCTGCTTCATGAAATCTTACTTTGCAAAAGTTTCGGCCCAAGCAATGTATTGATCCCAATCATAATCGGTAACATCGTGTTTTCCACTTCTCATATGATATGCTAGGGTCTGTTTAATAGGATGATTAACTTCTTGCACATCAGTTGAAGAAATTCCCTTTTTATCATATAACTCGTATACTTTTGTGGCATATTGTGCAGATAGGAATTCCCCTTTTGGATCCGCCCATTCATCCTCAACGGCACTTGCAACGTATAAAGGTCTTGGAGCAATAAGGGCTAATAGTTCATGTTGGTCCACTGGTAACATTTCTTCCTTATTACTGTATTTTTTAAAACTCTCAGAAAACCAATGCGGAAACGAAGTGTTGATTTGACCAATGGTTTCTCCAAACTTACGTTTTGATAATGCAGCGCCACCACAACCTGAATCGTTACCAATAACACCCGCAAAACGAAGGTCTGTTGCGCCTGCCCAAAGTGCTGCTTTCCCCAATCTAGAATGTCCAAAAACGATAACATTAGATATATTTGTGTCATTCTCAAGATAATCCATGGCGCGGCTAAGACCATAGGCCCATGCGGCTATACTGCCCCATTCGTTGGTCTTTGGTTTGGTCTGGCCTTCTTCATAAAACAAACTGTGTAACCCATCCGAAAAATCATTTTTGTCCGGGTCTATTTCACCATAATAAACTGTTGCTATGCCATAACCTTTATCTAACATTTTATCTATAGCCCAACGGTTCATTCTAACGCCTCGCGAAGCTTCTGTTGCTTTGTTGTTTCTGATTTTTAAATCTTCATTATTCTCGTTCCATGCTTCTGTAATAATAACATTTGGGTCATCTGTCACGGTATGGTTTCCGTGAAAATTGTAGCCAAGAAATACAGGTGCATTCTCATTGCCTATAGGAAGATAAAGTAGGATGTTGAAATTTAAGGAGCGGTTGTTTTTCTTTATACCTACGGCAATTTGCTTGCGTTGTGCTTTTCCGCCTAGTGCGTTATTATCTTGTTCAATGACCTTAAACGAATACTCGTCCAATAGGGCAGGTACTTTGCCATAAATTTGCTTTTCAAAAAATTGATAGATTTCTAGCTTTCTTTTTTCTTCCCATTGTTGGCTGTCGGTAATAGCCTCTCCTCCAAAAGTAACAAGAGGGTCAGGTACTGAAAATTTAGGAACTTTGGTTTCATCATAATTGGCTTCCGGCTGCGCCGTAAGTGCTGATGTAATCAGTGTAAAAAGTAGTAGGAATAGTGGTTTCACGGTTGTTTGGTTTGGTGTCAATAAAGAAAATGTTGGTTTATTTCAATTTCTCAGTTTTACATTTATGGTTTACCAAGTCCAGTCCATCATCTATCAAATGGCCTACCTTAGGGTTATTTAATTTTACGGTCTGTAAATGCATTGAAATTTCATGGGCAAATTCATGGTCTCCGTTTTCTTTGGCAAGTTCGTATAGCTCAACTGGCAATAACCAGTCATTAGGATAATTATCTCTTATTGCTTCAAACACCTTATGTCTAGAAATCGTACTATTTTTGCCTTCCCTGAAATGACGTATTTGCTCGTAGTATTGCTCTAATTTGGTGTGAGAGGCATTGCTTTTAGATTTTATTGTAGTTGATGAAACCTCATGGGTAACCAAATCAAAACTATTCAAATCAGCAGGACCATTATAGGCAGAAGCTATTTCTTGACCTACGGCCATACTATAAAGCTCGTCGTTACTTTCAAAAAGGACTTTGTCATTATGGGTGACACAGCAATTTTTAAAAGTGACTAAAATAATGTCTCCCTGTAAGTTGCGCGTTCCAGTAATAATTTCTCCGGCTATTTTTATATGACCGTCAAATTCTAGGGAAATCTGTTGTCCTTCGAAAATATTATAGGCTTTGAGATCAAGCGGACTCATGTCTTCAATGGCCAAGTTCATTCCTTTTAGTTTTCCTAATGGAGAACCAAAACCAGTGGCGTGCTGTTTAATACTATGTCCTACAAGCTCTTTATCACGAAAGGAGAGTGCTGTGGGGCCTTTAGATTGAAAAAACACAGGTTTGCCTTCGTGTTCAATTACACTATCAAAATTACCGGAAATCTGAAGTCCTGTGCTAAGTTCAATAGTGCCCAATTCTTTAGATGCAATAAGCTTTTTTATACCACTTAACCCACCACGGCGTAAAGCCATAGTGTTTGCAAATTCCTCTAAAACTTGACTTAGGTAAGCAAAATCTGGCGTAACAAAAAGCTGAGGTTGTGGTTGCGTAATATCAAAAGAGGTATAGGCCGCATCTATGGAATACGGTTTTTTCTTTACTTCATTTGTCATGCACCATGCGCTTTCTCCAATAGAGGAAAGAAGTCCGGCGCCATATATTTTAGGGTTCTCGGGTGTGCCTATAAGTCCGTATTCAACGGTCCACCAGTGCAAGTTCCTAATAAGTGCAATTTCACTGGGTTCTCCCATGTTATTTTGCAGGTCATCAATATGCTTTTCGGCCTTATCAATATCTTCTTGTGGGGTACCTTGGGCTTCTTTTATGATGGAAAGGTGGCGTACCGCTTCATAGAGTTCATAATCTTTCGCATTTGAAATTGCCTTAGAACCAATCTCACCAAATCTACGCAGGTATTCTGCATATTCAGGATTGGCAATAATAGGTGCATGCCCTGCGCCCTCATGAATAATGTCTGGTGCAGGGGTGTATTCTATATGATCTAACTGTCGTATATCGGAAGCAATAACTAGTACATTGTACGCTTGGAATTCCATAAATGCAGATGGAGGAATAAAACCATCAACCGCAACTGCGGCCCAACCTATTTCCTTTAAGATACGGTTCATGCCGTACATATTTGGGATATGGTCTATAGAAATACCGGTTTTTTGTAACCCAACTAAGTATGAAGCGTGGGCAAATTTACTAAGGTAATCTACATTTTTACGCATCACATAACGCCAAACGGCTTGGTCAATAGACGAATATTCACCATAATCTTGCGGTTTAATATACTGCTGCAAATGTGCAGGAAGTTTGTCAAGAACAGGATTACTAGTGTACGTCATGCTAAAAGGTTTTCTATATAAAGATACAAAAAAGGGTAGAGGAATATTAGCATTCAATTTGGACGGGTGGGACTGCTGCGTAAAAAAAGCCCTTTTAAAATAAAAGAGCTTTTTAATATATTTCAACGAATTGAGATCGTTTTACTTAGCGGCAACCGGATTAGGTGGGTATTGCATCAAAATTTCAGAAACAAACTCGCGTATGCGTTGTTCTTTCTTTTCTATATTGCTAATATTATTCAAATTACCAACTCCTTTACCTTGCCACACCAATTCTTTAGTTTTAGAATCTACTAGGTCAATGTACAAAGAACCTTCGGTACGGGTGCTAACATTATTGCCGCCTCCGCCCCAACCAGGACCCCAATAATAAGGGTTCCAGCCCCAGCCGCCGCCCCAGTAGTTATTGTAAATATCTACTTGTTCTTTTTCTTTAGTGAATATACTCACTAAAATATCTGGATTTTCAGATTTTGAAAAACCGCGATTGGTCATTTCAGCTTCAATAGCACGTAGAATTCGCTTTTTGTCCAAATCCGAAATCTGAGCTTTGTCAATTCCTGTTTTATAAAAAGCATACGTTTTGTAACTATCAAAATTGGCTTCTTTATCGTAATCAGAAAGCACGCGTACAGAAGTACAGGAGCTTAAGAATAGCAACACAAGCATGGGTACCACTAGGATTTTAATCTTTTTCATAACAAAGTATAGTATTTGGTGTTAATACATCATTTTCGTAAAAGGTAGTCTCAAAAATCATGCCGAACAACGGTTTTATTGGCGGTTCGTTTTGGGGTCAAAACCATAAGGGCAGTGTCTACAACCACTTTCGCAACAGTAACCTCTCTTTAGATGATACTGTTGGGTAAATACCCGATACCCTTCTTCTGATAAGTAAAAATCGCCTTCCTCAGGCGGAATTATTTCTTTCATCAACTCCTTTTTCCATTGTATTTCTTGAGTATAAAATTACTCCATTTAGTTGGCAAACAACCAAAAACGATTTTAAAACCGTACATTTTAAGTACGTTTAAGAGTATTTTAACGAATCATTATAATTATTGGCAGCAATGTTGTGTTATCGAAAATGACGGCTTAATAACAATTAACTCTATTAAGTGCCGTTTAAACCTTTGATTATGATCTTAGTTTTCAGACATTTTTTTTATAAGAACTATGTTGGTCTATCACTTTGGCCCTTCATCATTTTAAAACATGACGAACTCAAAGAGGATATTGTATTGATCAATCATGAGAAAATTCACTTAAAGCAACAACAAGAATTGCTGATTGTTTTTTTCTACTTCCTCTATATCTCAGAATGGCTCATACGAACGGCTGTTTATTTTGATAGTTATAAGGCATACCAGAATATTAGTTTTGAAAGGGAAGCCTATTCGAACGAGAAAAATCTGAATTATACCAGTGAACGTACAGCGTTTAGTTTTATCAAATATCTTACAAAATAGATGTTGTAATTCAGCTTACGTAATTAACACTTCACTTTAATAGCACTGTTTTTCGCCCTACTTTTGTAAAGTATGCGCGTAACGACCGAAAATCAAGAAGTACATTTACCCATTCTTGACCAGAAAGGAGTATCCCTTGTTCTTAAAAGGGAAGACCGCATACACCCCTTAATTTCTGGGAATAAATACAGAAAACTTAAATACAATTTAAAAGTAGCAAAGACCCAAGGTTTTGATACGCTTCTTACGTTTGGCGGGGCTTTTTCCAACCATATTGCGGCTACGGCCTACGCCGGTAAAATTCATGGTTTAAAAACTATTGGAATTATACGGGGCGAGGAACTTGCCCAAAAATGGCAAGAGAATAGTACTTTAAAACTAGCGGAATCCCATGGTATGCAATTCAAATTTGTTTCTAGGGAAGCATACCGAGAAAAAGATACTCCAGAATTTATTGATGAATTAAAAGAAGAATTTGGTGCTTTTTATCTTTTGCCAGAAGGCGGAACCAATCCTTTGGCTATAAAGGGCTGTGAAGAAATTCTAACTACAAGTGATACCGATTTTAATGTTGTATGTTGTGCCGTTGGTACGGGTGGTACCATAGCAGGGATTAGTAATGGTGCATTTGCGCCACAAAAAGTTTTAGGGTTTCCCGCACTTAAAGGAGATTTTTTACAAGAAGATATTTGTAAATTTGCATTGAGAGAAAATTGGAAGTTGGTAACAGACTATCATTTTGGAGGTTACGCAAAGGTGACGGAAGAGTTGGTAAGTTTTATAAACAATTTCAAATTAAACACTCAAATACCTTTAGATCCCATTTATACCGGGAAAATGCTATATGGTATTTTAGATTTAATTCAGAAAGGATATTTTCCTCCTAATACAAAAATACTGGCAATCCATAGTGGAGGACTCCAAGGTATTGACGGGATGAACCGTAATTTACTAAAGAAAAATCTACCATTAATAGATATATGATACGTAGACTTATAGTATTATCACTTTTCAGCATAGTTTTTATTGGATGTAAAGCGAAGCGTACGGTTGCGACCAGAAGTGAGGCTCCAAAAAAGAAAACAGAAGTAGTTGTTGTAAAAAAGGAGACTAAAAAACCAGACGATGGCCTTTATCCGATGCCTGAAGATACAGGAGAATTCTTGCGTTTTAGTATTGGGTCTCCAGAAGAATATGTAGAGACTTTTTATGAGGTTGCCCAAATGGAAATGAAAGCTTTTGGTATACCGGCAAGTATTACGTTGGCCCAGGGTTTGTTGGAAAGTGGACTAGGAAAAGGAGCTTTAGCTTTAAAAACAAATAACCATTTTGGTATTAAATGCCATACTGGTTGGGAAGGTGATTATGATTTTCATGATGATGATGAAAAAGGAGAATGCTTTAGAAAATATAATCATCCTATGTATTCCTACCGGGATCACAGTATCTTTTTAAAAGGCCGTTCTCGTTATGGTTTTTTATTCGATTATAGGAACGATGATTACAAAAGATGGGCCAAAGGCCTAAGACAGGCTGGTTATGCTACGGATAAGCATTATCCACAAAAGCTTATTTCATTAATTGAACGGTATGAGCTGTACAAGTATGATACAGAAATAGCGAAGCAAGGTTATAGTCAACAAAAAGGAGAACCGGTAATAGTAGCCAGTACTCAGAACAAAGTGCATGTGGTTCAAAAGGGAGATACATTGTATTCTATTTCTAGGTCATATTCAGTTTCCGTAGAGGATTTAAAACGATGGAACTATATGTATGATAGTAATTTAGATGTAGGTCAAGAACTTACCGTTAAGACAGAAAATTTTAATAAATAGATGTTATATCAAAGAAGTAGCGCCCTATTTGCTGAGGCGCAAAAATATATTCCAGGGGGAGTCAACTCACCAGTTCGCGCTTTTAAGGCCGTAGGAGGAGACCCTATTTTCGTAAAAAAAGCAAAAGGGGCTTATTTGTATGATGAAGATGATAATCGATTAATCGATTATATCGCTTCATGGGGTCCGTTAATTTTAGGTCATGCTCACGAACCCGTAATTAATGCGGTAATTGAGAAGGCAAAACTAGGTACTTCTTTTGGGATGCCTACAGAAATTGAAACGCAGTTAGCACAATTGGCGGTATCTATGGTGCCTAATATTGATAAAATAAGATTTGTAAACAGCGGGACGGAAGCTTGTATGAGTGCCGTGCGTTTGGCTCGTGGGTATACAGGTAAAGATAAGATTATAAAATTCGCTGGTTGTTACCATGGTCATTCAGATTCGTTTTTAATACAAGCGGGTAGTGGTGCCGTAACTTTTGGTAGCCCTAATAGTCCTGGTGTAACAGAAGGTACTGCCAAGGACACTCTTTTGGCTACTTACAATGATATAGAAAGTGTTCGTGCACTAGTTGCTGCTAACAAAGGTGAAATAGCAACGGTAATTATTGAACCGGTTGCAGGTAATATGGGATGTATAGTTCCTACGGAAGAATTTATAAAAGGACTTCGTGAACTCTGTACCCAAGAAGGGATTTTGTTGTTGTTTGATGAGGTTATGACCGGTTTCCGTTTAGGAAAAGGTGGTGCTCAAGAAGCGCTAGGCATTGATGCGGATATTGTTTGTTTTGGAAAAGTGATCGGTGGAGGTTTACCTGTAGGTGCTTTTGCAGCTAAAACAGAAATTATGTCACATTTGGCGCCAGAAGGACCAGTTTATCAAGCAGGAACTTTAAGTGGTAACCCACTAGCCATGGCTGCTGGTTTGGCAATGCTTACGGAATTGAATAAGAAGCCCGAAGTTTTTGAAAGTCTGGCTAAAAAGACTGCTTACCTTCATGAAGGTTTAGATGCGGTTTTAAAAACTAAAGGAGTTCCTTATCAAATTAACCGATTTGGAAGTATGATATCCGTACATTTTACTGAAGATGCTGTAGTTGATTTTGACAGCTCCGCAAAAGGCAACAATGAGACCTTTAAAAAGTACTTTCATGGGATGCTACAAAACGGAATTTACTTGCCGCCAAGTGCATTTGAAAGTTATTTCTTAAATGACGCGCTAACCTATGGGGATATAGATGAGACTGTAGCAGCATT includes:
- a CDS encoding 1-aminocyclopropane-1-carboxylate deaminase/D-cysteine desulfhydrase; the protein is MRVTTENQEVHLPILDQKGVSLVLKREDRIHPLISGNKYRKLKYNLKVAKTQGFDTLLTFGGAFSNHIAATAYAGKIHGLKTIGIIRGEELAQKWQENSTLKLAESHGMQFKFVSREAYREKDTPEFIDELKEEFGAFYLLPEGGTNPLAIKGCEEILTTSDTDFNVVCCAVGTGGTIAGISNGAFAPQKVLGFPALKGDFLQEDICKFALRENWKLVTDYHFGGYAKVTEELVSFINNFKLNTQIPLDPIYTGKMLYGILDLIQKGYFPPNTKILAIHSGGLQGIDGMNRNLLKKNLPLIDI
- a CDS encoding aromatic amino acid hydroxylase, with protein sequence MTYTSNPVLDKLPAHLQQYIKPQDYGEYSSIDQAVWRYVMRKNVDYLSKFAHASYLVGLQKTGISIDHIPNMYGMNRILKEIGWAAVAVDGFIPPSAFMEFQAYNVLVIASDIRQLDHIEYTPAPDIIHEGAGHAPIIANPEYAEYLRRFGEIGSKAISNAKDYELYEAVRHLSIIKEAQGTPQEDIDKAEKHIDDLQNNMGEPSEIALIRNLHWWTVEYGLIGTPENPKIYGAGLLSSIGESAWCMTNEVKKKPYSIDAAYTSFDITQPQPQLFVTPDFAYLSQVLEEFANTMALRRGGLSGIKKLIASKELGTIELSTGLQISGNFDSVIEHEGKPVFFQSKGPTALSFRDKELVGHSIKQHATGFGSPLGKLKGMNLAIEDMSPLDLKAYNIFEGQQISLEFDGHIKIAGEIITGTRNLQGDIILVTFKNCCVTHNDKVLFESNDELYSMAVGQEIASAYNGPADLNSFDLVTHEVSSTTIKSKSNASHTKLEQYYEQIRHFREGKNSTISRHKVFEAIRDNYPNDWLLPVELYELAKENGDHEFAHEISMHLQTVKLNNPKVGHLIDDGLDLVNHKCKTEKLK
- a CDS encoding DUF4230 domain-containing protein, which encodes MKKVFVGVLITLAVVLVFRSCADDKEEKSILEENSMLIQTQIDNVSKLIVTEGHFAEVYNYKDSKMLFGPFISAEKKALVVVNADVTIAYDLSKIDFEVDESSKTLHIKSIPEPEVKISPDFEYYDVSSDYLNMFEASDYNKIKKNVNASLMKKVEASALKTNAENRLISELQKFYILTNSLGWTLVYNDKTVNKDLPEVFFKE
- a CDS encoding glucuronyl esterase domain-containing protein, whose protein sequence is MKPLFLLLFTLITSALTAQPEANYDETKVPKFSVPDPLVTFGGEAITDSQQWEEKRKLEIYQFFEKQIYGKVPALLDEYSFKVIEQDNNALGGKAQRKQIAVGIKKNNRSLNFNILLYLPIGNENAPVFLGYNFHGNHTVTDDPNVIITEAWNENNEDLKIRNNKATEASRGVRMNRWAIDKMLDKGYGIATVYYGEIDPDKNDFSDGLHSLFYEEGQTKPKTNEWGSIAAWAYGLSRAMDYLENDTNISNVIVFGHSRLGKAALWAGATDLRFAGVIGNDSGCGGAALSKRKFGETIGQINTSFPHWFSESFKKYSNKEEMLPVDQHELLALIAPRPLYVASAVEDEWADPKGEFLSAQYATKVYELYDKKGISSTDVQEVNHPIKQTLAYHMRSGKHDVTDYDWDQYIAWAETFAK
- a CDS encoding DUF5522 domain-containing protein, with the translated sequence MKEIIPPEEGDFYLSEEGYRVFTQQYHLKRGYCCESGCRHCPYGFDPKTNRQ
- a CDS encoding DUF4136 domain-containing protein, with the protein product MKKIKILVVPMLVLLFLSSCTSVRVLSDYDKEANFDSYKTYAFYKTGIDKAQISDLDKKRILRAIEAEMTNRGFSKSENPDILVSIFTKEKEQVDIYNNYWGGGWGWNPYYWGPGWGGGGNNVSTRTEGSLYIDLVDSKTKELVWQGKGVGNLNNISNIEKKEQRIREFVSEILMQYPPNPVAAK